The Dermacentor variabilis isolate Ectoservices unplaced genomic scaffold, ASM5094787v1 scaffold_12, whole genome shotgun sequence sequence GGCCTATAATTAGACATTAATGAGCaatcgcctttcttaaaaactggaatAGCCCTGCCGCGTTTAAGCTCGCTAGGAAAGGTGCCTGTTTTAAACGTGAGCTTGATAATTTCAGACAGAACAAATGATATTGATTCAGAAATTAATTTAACATGACCAGGACGAATGCTCTCAAGTCCAGTGCTAGCTATCTTTAAATTGTTAGTTACTGATACCACCATCAGGAGTGGTTGCAAATATATGATTGTGGAAGGCGCTTTGGTGCGTACACGTTCTGTTCAGCTTGAGTGGAgatattaggaaagaaaaaatcGCTGAAAGCATCCACAATCATATGGCTCTAAATAATATTACCATCGTGGGATATTTTGGCTATGTTATCAGTTCATTGTTTCCTATCCAAAAATGAATTCACTatttgccatttttttatttacatcagAACCGCATTTAAGTATTTTTATTCGTAATATTGGACTTTAGCTTTAAGTGAGTTGCAAAATTTCTTGTACCACACACGTGGGTTTATATTGAATGGTTGTCTTTCTGTTTGTTATAAAGGTTTCCTCGTGTGCGCATGGCTTTTAGCAGACTATCGGTGACCCATGGGTTTTGAGGTGACGccactttctttttgcatttgcgCATCTCAGAGTAGGAACGATAGTGTGATAATAACTTCGTTAGAAATAGCGACAAGGCTACCTGCGAATCATTGTTGTCAAGAACGAAAGACCAGTCAGTATGGGATACAGCTTCTGAGAATATATTTTTCTGGAAAATAAGTTTGGTGTAAGAGTTGGAATAAGAATAGTGTGCAGATGTGGTGCGCAGAAAGACGGGGATATGGTCAGTATTGTCAGTTTCAAGTACTCCTACATCAGGTGGATTCAGAAGATTAGACCATGCATGATCGTTTAGAGTGCTAGAACCCGAAGAACTGAACGAGTAGGGATAAGACTTTCGTAACCACAACCATGAAAACATGACGAATAACTGACGGAGCACGTGGATGGCTCCATTAAGTTTATGTTCACATCACCCATAATTatgacatttttgttctccgtggaTGACTTTGGCATTACTTTTTCGCGAGAAATACAAAAATCTGGAGCTGAGGAAGAAGGTGAACGGTAAACGCAACTAAAGATGAAATTACTATTATCGGCGTTGAGAAAATTAAGATCGAATTCCAACCAAATTGATTCGCAGTTTTATATATTTAACGTGAGGTCGAGTCTCCATTTCTACGGGATTCCTTAATACACTTAAGGTTAGTGTCCAAATAAACCATTATACAGAAGCTTTGTCCAGCGGATGGTGCCCGGAAGGATGATTCGCTTGAAGATTAATTCAGTTGCCGCCGATATATGGCTGGCCATTTACTTTTTGTTCGCTGCGAGGCACACCCCCCTACTGAAGGACGTTACCCGACGGTGGCGCCCGTCTTTCACCGTTGTCCGTCGAGCTTCCCCCCGGAGGTGCGAAAAACAAGCGCGCACCCGGTAGTCACTTTCTTCGTAGCCAGAACACCTTCTTCGCTCGCGTGAGCCGCCGTGATTGAAAAGAGGAAGAAGGCAGCGCGCTCGTCGGGGGTACGCGGCCACCTAGCACGTCGGCTTGTTTTCCCCCGCCGCTATCTCCCTCGTCATCGTTGTGCGCAAGCGCGTGCGGAACGAGTCTGCCGCCGCGCGGTGGTCGCCCAGGCACGAGCGGTCCAAACAGGTTGCACTGCAGAAGGCTGACCACGGGGCGCCGTCTTCCGCCCCACGCAGTAGCGACGGAGCGGTCGACAAGTGGCGAAAAGTCGGCGGCGGTAGCGCCAGGTAAGTGCACGTCAGAAGACGCATCGCGCGCGGCGGCGCGACTCGAAGAGCACGCGCTGTGTCCAGTGGCTGCATGCCCAATGATTGCGCGCCGTGTTTCCCCGACTAACAAACGACCTTGGTCCCCGCTTCTCGAGCGGCGAGAGGAGGAGCGTGTCTTGTTTTTTCCACCGGCCAGCCTTCGCCGCAGCTGGCTCGGGCAGTAGCTCGGCGCGCGCGATCGAGTGCGGAGCGCGCTCAGGCAGCGAACGATGCTCCATTCCAGGTGGCGGCGATGAGCGGCACGACCAGGCTGCTCGCACTGTGCCTCCTGTCGAGCGCCGTGCGCGGCGCGCCCAAGCCGCAGCAGACAGCTCTGGAAGGCCTGGTCGCTGCACGGGACGTCCTGTCCACCCTCGAGACGACGACGCTGCAGAATGTGGGACTCCAAGACCGCGCATTCCGTGTCGGCCTCGGCGCGTTCAGTGGCGAAGCCACTCTCTCCAACGGCACTCTGCGCAGTGTCTCCGGTGTGCGGGCCGTCAACCTGACGCCAGCCGATGGCGCCGAGTCTTCGGTCGTCCGTGCCGACTTGCCCCTGAGCAAGATGGTCATTCACTACAACGCCAACGTTACGTTCAATTCGCGCAGCGAACTGGCCGGAATGGACGTCGAGGTCGACTCCCTCGAGCTCGTCGTGGAGCTGAGCCACGAGGGCAAGGGCCAGCTGGAGCTGCAGTCCGTCGAGGCCCGCGACATGGCCGAGATGCGGGTGCGGTTCAGCGGCCTCCGCGTGTTCCAGGCACAGAGCGACCTGCTTTCGTTGCTCTTCCGCGGTGCGTTTCGCTTCGACATCGAGGACGAGGTGGTGGCCATCTTCGAGGACATTTTGCGCGAGCTCGTCGACACCCATAACGTCAACAACCTGTGATACACGTACATTGCTGCTCTTGGCGAAGGTCAGTTGGGCGGTGAAATCTTCTTGGCAGACAATGTCGCGTTCCTACCGCAATGCTGGTCATGTGCTGATTGCAGCTTCGGTCATAATCGCAACTGTTAAGGCGATTCTCATTGGTCTCTTTCATACGAGACGCCCCGTTCATAAAAGCGGATATACCTGGCTAATCAATGTTGTTTACCTTCACTTCATATTTCGTATATTCTAATGAGCATACTATCAGGCAGTTTATGCCTGATAATATGCTGCTAGTGTGAAACTTGTTCTTTGGTTAACAAACGTGACTTCTTACCTGTCGTATACCTATTGCAATCCTTTGCGCTTTTGCGTCCTGAAAAGAAACGTATGTGCGTGTGGTACAAGGCGTACTGTAAGACAAAGTGGGCTCGCTTTCTTCGCTGTTCTCTCATACAGATGCACCCAGCGCACTTTTGGGTCCGCGCAGGATCAGTCGCTGTAGTACAGCTGTGATTTACGACTTGTTAGTCGTAAATTGCCCCCGCCCCCACTACATGAGCTTACTTTCACGTGTCTGTGCAGCTATCAATAAGTCTTCTGTTGCAATGTTTTCAGTCTGACTTTGAGTTAGCATGACAACGCGCTACTCTTAAAGCGGTGCTTGCCACAAGGTTAGAGCCTTTGTGAAAGGAATGATTTCGTGCAAACTTTTTTCTTCTGTCAGCGTAACCTTTCCGGCGTTTAACCTGCCCAAACCAAGACTTTGCCAGTCCGTCTTCTTGCAGTTCGCCTGACCTTACAGGAATGAGTTCATTCGCACATAGAGTATCGGGCAGTAAAACATTTGGGTAGTTTCTCCCGATGAGTGAAGCATTAAAAGCGGTCGCAACGGTTAGCGTTGCGCTGAAGCTCAACAGAATGTGTCCACGGGGCGACATGGCTTCTGCGCTGCAGAAACAGCCCCCTTGCAGCAATCAGGCGTCTAATTACGTTGGCGCGAAAAACTGAGACGAGGACTAAGAGACGTGGGCGGTTTTGTAAAACGCAATCTTCATACGGCGCCAGCAAACCATTGAAGGTACCTAAAAAAATAACTTCGCCACCATTTTATAGTATAAAGTAATGCCCGTGCCCTGCTTGCCCTGGCAGAAGTTATTTAGCCCTGACTCAATAGCGAAACTACTAGTTCACTCTAACGTAACATTCAGTGGCATTGCTCGTGGATCTGTCGCTGGTACAAGACGGATATCGTCGCATGTCCAACATGCGATGTCACTGCCCGGCTCACATGATTGAGAGATTTACTAGTGTGCTATTTCTTCGTTCATTACCCTTTCCTTTCTGGAAGAACCCGTGTAATATTATGTTATACCCATTCAAGAAGCTGTTATGAACAATTTGTTACTGTTACGTGACAGAAATGTTTTTTAACGAGCGCTTCTAGTCGCTCATTTCGTTCGGTACCTTGCGAATCTTTCGCACGCAACCAATATATgctcatgttgttgttgttgacaatGCAGCACGATTATTCATACGAAAGTTGTATTTCTATTTGAACATAAAGCAGCCTCCAGAAAACTATAATCTGTGGTAATACTGAAACCTGCATCTTGAGAACGATATGTACAGTTTGTTTCATATTACAAAGGAATTCAAAACAGTGACCTAAAATGTGTGTTTAGAAGTATTTTGGATTGAAAATTTCAAAAAGCGAAATTCGTCAGTGCAGCTTTTGTTCTTTCATTCATACTCTGCCATATACCTGCCCTGAGTAGACAGGTATTTAATCTATTTACCGCGTACCAGTCGATGTTGAGATCTCTGCATTCAttctaataaacattacaaataTATCGACGTTGTTCATTCAAAGTTCCGTCGCTTGCAAACATCACAGCATTAGCGCTGGATGTAAATCTGTTTCTTGTCTAAATGAACATTACCTCGTCAAGCCATTCTTTCCTCGTGCACTTTATCCCGTTGTTTTTCGAGCTGCGCAACCTAAGCACCGAAGGCGGTTCCTGTACGCGGAAAATGTATATGTAGACTGTGACTGCAGCTCAACAAAGCACAAGGCTTTGGCGTCGGCGGGACCGTCTTCGTATGTCTGAAAAAACGTGCCCAGTGGCAGCGATGCGCGAGGTGGTAGCTGGCTTAGACGTTGCGCATGTCACCAAGTGCTACGCAGTAGAGCAAGGCGCTTTTTGCCAAGCTTCTTTTGAAGCCACTTGCAACAATGATGTCACGCGTTGAGActgttttatttcgtttttttttttgtttctctgtgtgtgtgcgtggtcgCGAAAGTGCCGAATCAACTTTTAGTGATGGAATTTTTTTTAAGTGTGTGCATGGTGATCGGGTGTTTATTTATCAAAAGTTAATATAAGGTATGCATACGCTGTTTCTACCCCATATCtccaaacatttttttattgcgtTTATCAAGCGTATCAAATAAAGACTGCACTGTGATATTTATATCGAAGCGTgagcttgtctttttttttcttcatttctctgtTTAGCTTCTGATTTTGCTGTTTTAGGCCAGTTGGCTGTGCGTCCGGAGCCAAACAAGCGGCAAGACTCGTTTTTCTGCGAGGCTTCTTTCATCCATGCGCGTAAAACCTGATTTTGCTTCTTCGCATGGGGAGAACCCTCCAGAATCCGGTGTCTGGCTAGGCGATCGACATTCATTTACATAAACTCTCTACAAGAAGTTCTTGGGGAAAATTTGGACGACG is a genomic window containing:
- the LOC142566248 gene encoding uncharacterized protein LOC142566248, encoding MSGTTRLLALCLLSSAVRGAPKPQQTALEGLVAARDVLSTLETTTLQNVGLQDRAFRVGLGAFSGEATLSNGTLRSVSGVRAVNLTPADGAESSVVRADLPLSKMVIHYNANVTFNSRSELAGMDVEVDSLELVVELSHEGKGQLELQSVEARDMAEMRVRFSGLRVFQAQSDLLSLLFRGAFRFDIEDEVVAIFEDILRELVDTHNVNNL